One Prosthecobacter debontii DNA window includes the following coding sequences:
- a CDS encoding MFS transporter, translated as MTSSPPTASTAGTVSRTAWLIVGLLFPVALLNYLDRQMIASMKVSVMGDLKDIGSEENWGHMLASFKWVYAIFSPIGGYIADRFSRKLTICGSLFIWSLITYLTGHVTSFEHLYWARTAMGISEAFYIPAALALIADFHTGGTRSRAVGIHQVGIYCGVMVGGFAGYAADWEHMGWRGAFDLTGLIGILYAIPLLFLLKDAPRALPAHSAEIDQKPSALATLRELLTNVSFLLLVLYFTLPAIAGWVVRDWGPAILQQEFNISQGKAGVSAALYWQFAALVSAIFGGWLADRWMRHNPRGRIYTSALGMFLFIPALFGVGNAPALGSFSLAIAALILFGIGWGFFDCNNMPILSQITRPEVRATGYGVMNFVSMMFGGAADWGFGYMRDHGIPLNVIFGAFASLCVVSVVLVLMIRPREVR; from the coding sequence ATGACATCTTCCCCACCGACAGCGTCCACTGCTGGCACGGTGAGCCGCACGGCGTGGCTCATTGTCGGCCTCTTGTTCCCTGTAGCTCTGTTGAACTACCTGGATCGCCAGATGATCGCTTCCATGAAGGTCTCGGTGATGGGAGATCTGAAGGATATCGGCAGTGAAGAGAATTGGGGCCACATGCTGGCTTCGTTCAAGTGGGTGTATGCCATCTTCAGCCCCATCGGAGGTTACATCGCGGATCGTTTCAGCCGTAAGCTAACCATCTGTGGCAGTTTGTTTATTTGGTCGCTGATCACCTATCTCACAGGTCATGTGACTTCCTTTGAGCACTTGTATTGGGCCCGCACGGCGATGGGCATCAGCGAGGCCTTTTACATTCCGGCAGCGCTTGCTTTGATTGCAGACTTCCACACCGGCGGCACCCGGTCACGAGCTGTGGGCATCCATCAGGTGGGGATCTACTGCGGAGTGATGGTCGGTGGCTTTGCAGGGTATGCTGCGGATTGGGAACACATGGGCTGGCGCGGTGCCTTTGATCTCACGGGCTTGATCGGTATCCTCTATGCGATTCCGCTCCTGTTCTTGCTCAAGGATGCTCCAAGAGCTTTACCTGCTCATTCGGCAGAGATCGATCAGAAGCCTTCCGCCTTGGCAACGTTGCGTGAGCTTCTAACCAACGTGTCCTTCCTCCTCTTGGTGCTTTATTTCACCTTACCCGCCATTGCTGGTTGGGTCGTGCGCGATTGGGGTCCAGCCATCCTCCAGCAGGAGTTCAACATCAGCCAAGGGAAGGCCGGGGTTTCTGCCGCGCTGTATTGGCAATTCGCAGCCTTGGTGTCGGCGATCTTTGGCGGCTGGCTCGCCGATCGTTGGATGCGGCACAATCCGCGTGGCCGCATTTATACCAGTGCCCTCGGCATGTTCTTATTCATCCCGGCCTTGTTCGGGGTGGGGAATGCTCCAGCGCTGGGCTCCTTCTCGCTCGCCATTGCGGCGCTCATTCTATTTGGCATTGGCTGGGGATTCTTTGATTGCAATAACATGCCCATCCTGTCGCAGATCACTCGTCCCGAAGTGCGGGCCACTGGCTATGGGGTGATGAACTTCGTCAGCATGATGTTCGGGGGAGCTGCCGATTGGGGCTTCGGTTACATGCGTGATCATGGCATCCCGCTGAATGTCATCTTCGGAGCCTTTGCCAGCCTATGTGTTGTCTCGGTCGTCCTTGTGCTGATGATCCGGCCGCGCGAAGTGAGGTAG
- a CDS encoding SulP family inorganic anion transporter, translated as MFSTQNLSKEWFSNIRADLLAGLVVALALIPEAIAFSSIAGVDPQVGLYASVCIAVVSAIFGGRPGMISAATGAMALLMVTLVKQHGLQYLLVATLLTGVIQIIAGWARIGDVMRFVSKSVMTGFVNALAILIFMAQLPEFHGAGLTMYAMVAGSLAIIYLLPRLTKVVPSPLVAIIVMTIVAIYFQLDVRRVGDLGALPESLPVFLWPQVSWTLETLWIVLPYSVGLASVGLLESLMTAQIVDEMTDTPSNKNRECTGQGLANIVAGLFGGMAGCAMIGQSVINVKSGGRGRLSTFVAGVFLMILLVLLGPWVRQIPMPALVAVMIMVSIGTFSWASFKNMRLHPRSSSLVMIATVSVVVWTHNLALGVGVGVLLSALFFARKVARFLRVTSSLEAESATRTYQVIGQLFFASAGAFTREFDFKEPLKKVIIDVSHAHFWDLTAVSALDQVVLKFRREGAEVQVLGLNEASATLVDRLGIHDKVDADVDVLTH; from the coding sequence GTGTTCTCTACGCAAAATCTCTCCAAAGAATGGTTCTCAAACATCCGCGCGGATTTGCTCGCGGGTCTTGTCGTCGCTCTAGCCCTCATCCCTGAAGCCATCGCGTTCTCTAGCATCGCGGGTGTGGATCCCCAGGTTGGCCTCTATGCCTCGGTCTGCATCGCTGTCGTTTCGGCAATTTTCGGTGGCCGTCCCGGCATGATCTCCGCCGCCACCGGGGCCATGGCCTTACTCATGGTCACGCTGGTGAAGCAGCATGGCCTGCAATACCTGCTCGTCGCCACCCTGCTCACTGGGGTGATCCAGATCATCGCAGGCTGGGCACGGATCGGTGATGTCATGCGGTTCGTGTCCAAATCGGTGATGACAGGCTTCGTCAATGCCCTGGCGATCCTCATCTTCATGGCTCAGCTCCCCGAGTTTCATGGCGCTGGCCTAACGATGTATGCGATGGTGGCCGGTTCGCTGGCGATCATTTATCTGCTGCCGCGTCTGACCAAGGTGGTGCCCTCTCCCCTGGTGGCCATCATCGTCATGACGATTGTGGCGATCTATTTTCAGCTCGATGTGAGACGGGTCGGGGATTTGGGCGCTTTGCCGGAGTCTCTGCCGGTGTTTTTGTGGCCGCAGGTGTCCTGGACGCTGGAGACGCTGTGGATCGTGCTGCCTTACTCCGTCGGCTTGGCATCGGTGGGTCTGCTGGAGTCCCTCATGACGGCGCAGATCGTGGATGAGATGACCGATACACCCAGCAATAAAAACCGGGAGTGCACCGGGCAGGGATTGGCTAACATCGTGGCTGGACTCTTCGGCGGGATGGCCGGGTGTGCCATGATCGGTCAGTCTGTCATCAATGTGAAGTCAGGCGGTCGTGGTCGTCTCTCCACCTTTGTTGCGGGCGTGTTTCTCATGATCCTGCTGGTCTTGCTCGGTCCTTGGGTGCGTCAGATCCCCATGCCCGCGTTGGTCGCCGTGATGATCATGGTCTCCATTGGCACCTTTTCGTGGGCTTCGTTTAAGAACATGCGACTGCATCCGCGCAGCTCCAGCCTGGTCATGATTGCTACCGTCTCAGTGGTGGTGTGGACGCACAACTTGGCGCTCGGTGTCGGCGTCGGTGTCTTGCTCAGTGCCCTGTTCTTTGCCCGTAAGGTCGCCCGTTTCCTGCGGGTTACCTCATCCTTGGAGGCCGAGTCCGCCACACGCACGTATCAGGTCATTGGTCAGCTTTTCTTTGCGTCCGCCGGAGCCTTCACGCGGGAGTTTGACTTCAAAGAACCGCTGAAAAAGGTGATCATTGACGTCAGTCATGCTCACTTCTGGGACCTCACGGCGGTGTCAGCGCTGGATCAGGTAGTCCTCAAATTCCGCCGGGAAGGGGCTGAAGTGCAGGTGCTCGGCCTGAACGAAGCCAGCGCGACTTTGGTGGATCGTCTTGGCATCCATGACAAGGTGGATGCCGATGTGGATGTGCTCACGCACTGA
- a CDS encoding sodium:proton antiporter: protein MLPLLAAAAAEAQAHAHASLPPYWTVAPFALLLLCIALMPLFAAHFWEHHYPKVAVGLGLVTAIYYLTVQGDWHPLLHAGHEYVSFMALVGSLFVISGGINIRVKGEATPLRNTIFLAIGAVLANFIGTTGASMLMIRPWIKMNKYRITGFHVVFFIFIVSNVGGCLTPIGDPPLFLGFLRGVPFGWVLEHCWNGWAMAVALLLAVFFAIDNINFRKAPKAVREKETAEEHFFIRGLMNLAFLGVVLGAVFLPKSVQETVIGGVLSVPAIVMISAAVASYFTTKPELHEANDFNFGPVKEVGFLFIGIFLTMIPALQILQSGEAVKISSPLGYYFATGALSAFLDNAPTYLSFLAAAMGTEHLSVESPTDVLAFAGSHPHLLMAISLGAVFFGAGSYIGNGPNFMVKAIADKAKVHTPDFLRYMWQFSIPVLLPILVIVGFVLLKGGH from the coding sequence ATGCTCCCACTCCTTGCCGCTGCCGCCGCTGAGGCCCAGGCTCACGCCCACGCCTCTCTCCCTCCCTATTGGACTGTCGCTCCCTTTGCCCTGCTCCTGCTGTGCATTGCCCTGATGCCACTCTTTGCCGCGCATTTTTGGGAACACCATTATCCAAAAGTGGCGGTCGGGCTTGGTCTGGTCACCGCCATCTACTACCTGACCGTGCAGGGGGATTGGCATCCGCTGCTGCATGCGGGCCACGAGTATGTGAGTTTCATGGCCCTGGTGGGGTCGTTGTTCGTCATCTCGGGCGGCATCAATATCCGTGTGAAGGGTGAGGCTACGCCGCTGAGAAACACCATCTTCCTGGCCATCGGGGCCGTCTTGGCCAACTTCATCGGCACGACCGGTGCCTCGATGCTGATGATCCGCCCCTGGATCAAGATGAACAAGTATCGCATCACCGGCTTTCACGTGGTGTTTTTCATCTTCATTGTCAGTAATGTCGGTGGCTGCCTGACCCCCATCGGTGACCCACCGCTGTTCCTGGGCTTCCTGCGCGGCGTTCCCTTCGGCTGGGTGCTGGAGCATTGCTGGAATGGCTGGGCCATGGCTGTGGCGCTGCTCCTTGCCGTGTTCTTTGCCATTGATAACATCAACTTCCGCAAGGCTCCCAAGGCCGTGCGTGAGAAAGAAACGGCTGAGGAGCACTTTTTTATTCGTGGCTTGATGAATCTCGCCTTCCTGGGCGTGGTGCTGGGCGCCGTGTTCCTGCCCAAGAGCGTGCAGGAAACCGTCATCGGTGGGGTGCTCAGCGTGCCAGCCATTGTCATGATCAGTGCGGCCGTGGCCTCCTACTTCACCACCAAACCCGAACTGCATGAAGCCAATGACTTCAACTTCGGTCCGGTGAAGGAAGTGGGTTTCCTCTTCATCGGTATCTTCCTCACCATGATCCCTGCCCTGCAGATCCTGCAGAGCGGTGAAGCGGTGAAAATCAGCTCTCCTCTCGGCTATTACTTTGCCACAGGTGCTCTCTCCGCCTTCCTGGACAATGCGCCGACCTACCTGAGCTTCCTGGCCGCTGCCATGGGCACGGAGCATCTCTCGGTGGAGAGTCCAACGGATGTCTTGGCCTTTGCGGGTTCCCATCCGCACCTGCTCATGGCGATTTCCCTCGGCGCGGTGTTCTTCGGAGCTGGCAGCTACATCGGCAATGGCCCGAACTTCATGGTCAAAGCCATCGCCGATAAAGCCAAGGTCCATACGCCTGACTTCCTGCGCTACATGTGGCAGTTCTCCATCCCCGTGCTGCTGCCGATCCTGGTGATCGTGGGGTTTGTCCTGCTCAAAGGCGGGCATTGA
- a CDS encoding ABC transporter ATP-binding protein — MNAPASAVPLVASDLHRTYTLGGHQLPVLQGVALEVKAGEKVFLCGQSGAGKTTLLYVLGGLEKPTSGDVQIHGQSLYHGSSKVRAKMRNQTMGFVFQHYFLLPELTALENVLLPSMIGGRKAEGRARELLEKVGLTARIDHLPTELSGGEQQRVAIARALINDPGILYADEPTGNLDASTGTGVMDMLLQVVDESKKTLVVVTHDQQMAKRGDRRLILKQGKLEEG; from the coding sequence ATGAATGCCCCCGCCAGCGCCGTCCCTCTCGTCGCCTCCGATCTCCACCGCACTTATACACTGGGGGGACACCAACTGCCTGTGCTCCAGGGGGTGGCTCTGGAAGTGAAGGCGGGGGAAAAAGTCTTCCTGTGTGGCCAGTCTGGAGCCGGGAAGACGACCCTCCTCTATGTCTTAGGCGGATTGGAAAAACCCACCTCGGGAGATGTACAGATCCACGGACAATCCCTCTACCATGGCTCCTCCAAGGTGCGGGCCAAGATGCGCAACCAGACCATGGGTTTCGTTTTCCAGCATTACTTCCTCCTGCCAGAACTCACGGCCCTGGAAAACGTCCTCCTTCCCTCGATGATTGGCGGACGCAAGGCGGAGGGGCGTGCGCGGGAACTGCTCGAAAAAGTCGGTCTCACGGCTCGTATCGATCACCTTCCGACGGAGCTCTCCGGCGGTGAGCAGCAGCGCGTCGCCATTGCCCGCGCGCTCATCAATGATCCCGGCATCCTTTATGCCGATGAGCCGACGGGAAACCTCGACGCCAGCACGGGCACAGGCGTGATGGACATGCTCCTGCAGGTGGTGGATGAATCCAAAAAGACCCTCGTCGTCGTCACGCACGACCAACAGATGGCCAAGCGTGGCGACCGCCGATTGATCCTGAAGCAGGGCAAGCTGGAGGAAGGCTAA
- a CDS encoding alpha/beta hydrolase produces MNRLRGCFGLLLKIALLILLLLLPVGGAAWWFFHPAHTESEQIVYTQRHGHDLTLRVIRPEMAKGIGVLMIVSGAWKSGPQKFESWMAASFLRQGMTVIAVSHLSQPEATIQEIVQDVQRSVRFVRLHAQDYGIDPKRLGVVGGSSGGHLSLMLATRGGAGEPGAADAVLREDGSVQAAAVFYPVTDLINLGSSTENLHDGGPPKSFRKSFGPEAADLAQWKVIGQELSPIFHISSALPPIYIIHGSADTLVPLEQSERFQKRAAELGHHVILDVRSGKKHGWPTMMWDAHLMAQWMVQQLQASPAPAAP; encoded by the coding sequence ATGAACCGTCTGCGCGGCTGCTTCGGTCTTCTGCTGAAGATCGCCCTGCTGATCCTTTTGCTCCTGCTCCCTGTTGGCGGAGCCGCGTGGTGGTTTTTCCATCCCGCGCACACCGAGTCCGAGCAGATCGTTTACACCCAGCGGCATGGTCACGATCTAACCTTGCGGGTCATTCGCCCAGAGATGGCCAAGGGCATCGGCGTACTCATGATCGTGAGCGGCGCATGGAAGTCCGGCCCGCAGAAGTTTGAGTCCTGGATGGCCGCTTCGTTCCTACGTCAGGGCATGACGGTGATCGCTGTCTCGCATTTATCCCAGCCCGAGGCCACCATTCAGGAGATCGTTCAGGACGTGCAGCGCTCCGTTCGCTTCGTCCGCCTGCATGCCCAGGACTACGGCATTGATCCCAAACGCCTCGGTGTGGTCGGGGGCAGCTCCGGCGGTCATCTCAGTCTCATGCTGGCCACCCGAGGCGGCGCTGGCGAGCCAGGCGCGGCCGATGCCGTCCTGCGGGAAGACGGTTCCGTTCAGGCCGCTGCCGTTTTCTACCCCGTGACCGATCTTATCAATCTGGGTTCCTCCACCGAAAACCTCCACGATGGCGGCCCTCCCAAAAGCTTCCGCAAATCTTTCGGCCCCGAGGCAGCGGATTTGGCCCAGTGGAAAGTCATCGGTCAGGAGCTCTCCCCCATTTTCCACATCAGCTCCGCCTTACCGCCCATTTACATCATCCATGGCAGTGCGGATACCCTGGTGCCTCTGGAACAATCCGAACGCTTCCAGAAACGCGCGGCTGAACTCGGCCATCACGTCATCCTTGATGTGCGTTCCGGCAAGAAACACGGCTGGCCCACCATGATGTGGGATGCCCACCTCATGGCCCAGTGGATGGTGCAGCAGTTGCAGGCGTCACCGGCCCCCGCTGCACCGTGA
- a CDS encoding fibronectin type III domain-containing protein, whose protein sequence is MRISYQRHYRGAQLSAGEECGAAGWLLDWVLIKVGGSNAKLEGLEVGTRYAFRVAAVGGTEGRSPWSLEVERVAG, encoded by the coding sequence TTGCGCATTTCTTATCAAAGGCATTATAGGGGCGCGCAGTTATCTGCTGGAGAAGAGTGTGGTGCTGCGGGATGGTTGCTCGACTGGGTGCTGATCAAGGTTGGCGGCAGCAATGCCAAGCTGGAGGGTCTGGAGGTGGGCACGCGTTATGCCTTCCGCGTCGCGGCGGTGGGTGGTACCGAAGGTCGTAGTCCCTGGAGTCTGGAAGTGGAACGCGTGGCGGGTTAA
- a CDS encoding N-6 DNA methylase, translated as MSITASNLNPTIEAGLIKCVVGLGPNIFYNSPMEACVVVCRSQKPRAQRGKILFINAVNEVARERTQSFLTDEHLQRVVRAYQDFKDEPGFTRAVPIEEIRAKEGNLSIPLYVGGETHVQTDGAGESATAALPDVISAWIESAVTARRALNNLGPRV; from the coding sequence ATGAGCATCACTGCTTCTAACTTAAATCCTACTATCGAAGCAGGCCTCATCAAGTGTGTCGTCGGCCTCGGTCCGAACATCTTCTACAACTCGCCCATGGAAGCCTGCGTCGTCGTCTGCCGCTCGCAGAAGCCCAGGGCCCAGCGCGGCAAAATCCTCTTTATCAACGCGGTGAACGAAGTCGCCCGCGAACGCACCCAGAGCTTCCTCACCGACGAGCACCTCCAGCGCGTCGTCCGCGCTTATCAGGACTTCAAAGACGAGCCCGGCTTCACCCGCGCTGTGCCCATTGAGGAAATCCGGGCGAAGGAGGGCAATCTGAGCATCCCGCTTTACGTCGGAGGGGAAACACATGTGCAGACGGATGGAGCGGGAGAATCCGCCACCGCCGCGCTGCCAGATGTGATCAGCGCTTGGATAGAGAGCGCGGTTACAGCCAGACGAGCTCTAAATAACCTGGGTCCTCGCGTATGA
- a CDS encoding 5'-methylthioadenosine/S-adenosylhomocysteine nucleosidase family protein: MIVIPQLTPQPAAIPAEDFRCDVLLFVATTSEKEKLKEAAKNLGLSFRRLKGAYFRYYDLGPVGSYPRVLAVQTEMGTFSRGGSAARALMAVAETRATAMISVGMAFGVDRRRQQHGDVLVSRSLLTYDNRKVSSGFWSSQIDYSEAKPFPAKESLLRLFGILAERDEWKSRVKFGPILTGGAKIHCAKYRDHLVKHLSQDADPVIGGEMEGAGFLAASDPAEPAWIVVKGISDFADKKRDREVQLWRNYACENAAKFVLTALRDFEPESEC; the protein is encoded by the coding sequence ATGATCGTTATTCCTCAACTGACCCCGCAGCCAGCAGCAATACCTGCTGAGGACTTCCGATGTGACGTCCTGCTCTTCGTCGCGACTACGTCCGAAAAGGAAAAACTGAAAGAGGCAGCGAAGAACCTCGGGCTCTCGTTCCGCAGGTTGAAGGGAGCATATTTCCGGTACTATGACTTGGGACCGGTTGGCTCGTATCCGCGTGTTCTTGCCGTTCAAACGGAAATGGGGACGTTTTCACGCGGCGGTTCCGCTGCTCGAGCACTGATGGCAGTGGCCGAAACCAGAGCGACCGCGATGATCTCTGTTGGAATGGCTTTTGGGGTTGATAGAAGGCGACAACAACACGGCGACGTACTCGTTTCTAGATCTCTTCTGACCTATGATAATCGAAAGGTCTCTTCTGGATTCTGGTCAAGCCAGATAGACTACTCTGAGGCGAAGCCATTTCCGGCAAAAGAATCACTTCTCCGCTTATTTGGCATCTTGGCAGAGCGCGATGAGTGGAAGTCGCGAGTGAAATTCGGCCCGATATTGACCGGCGGCGCCAAAATACATTGCGCGAAGTATAGAGATCATCTTGTGAAACATCTTTCCCAAGATGCCGACCCTGTGATCGGCGGGGAAATGGAAGGTGCTGGTTTTTTGGCAGCAAGCGACCCTGCCGAACCAGCTTGGATCGTAGTGAAGGGAATCTCCGATTTTGCGGACAAGAAGCGTGATCGCGAGGTTCAACTATGGAGAAACTATGCCTGTGAGAACGCGGCGAAATTTGTCCTCACCGCACTGCGGGATTTTGAACCAGAATCCGAGTGCTAA